CCTAAAGAGTAATTATTATGTTAAATCTAGACCAAGAGTCTTTGCGAGAGTCTTATGTTTCCGAGTCAGAACTGATTAGAGAAATGGATATGTCTTGCGTAAAAGGGGCAAGCATATTACTCGCGGAGGACAATGATATCAACCAGGAAATTCTCGTTGAATTAGTAACTGCTTTCGGACTCTTTATTGAAGTTGCCGAAAATGGAAAAACTGCACTCGACTTATTGAACCAAAGAAAGTTTGATCTCGTCCTAATGGATATGCAGATGCCAGTCCTGAACGGAACGGATGCGACAAGGGAAATTCGAAAAAATCCAATTTGGAAGAATCTTCCCATTATAGCTTTGACTGGAAATGCAAGGGAAGAAGATCGCATTGCATGTATGGATGCAGGAATGAATGATTTTCTATTCAAACCAATTGATCCAGTGGAGCTTGGTAGAGTTTTTTTAAAATGGATTTCTCGCACCGGAAAAGAATTAATCATCTCCCAAAATAGACCGGAGACAGAATCTTCTCAAAAATCCTTTCTATCTAATATTAAAGGGCTCGATGTCGCTCTTGGTCTCAGTCGAGTCGTGGGAAACAAATCAGTTTATATTTCCATCCTGCGTAAATTCATTTCTGGGCGGAAGAATACAATGCCTCTTATCCGTCATTATCTTGAAACAGATAACCAGGAAGAAGCATTGCGACTATTGCACACCATGAAGGGAATTGCCGGAAATATTGGAGCGATGCAAGTATTTGATCTTTCCTATGAGCTAGAAAATTCGCTTAAAAAAGAAAACAATCGAGAAGAAGTAGAAAGTAATTTACTCTCCCTAGAAACTTCTCTACAAGAATTAATCGAAGATTTGGAAAAAGCTCTACCTCCTGAGTATGAGTTTACCAAAATTCCTGTTGAGGAAAAGAGATTAAACAAAATCTGTGCGAACCTACTTCAATTGCTCCAAGATGATGATACAGCTGCTACTTATTTTTTAGAGGAATACAACGATTTACTTGCCTCTGCATTTTCTGAGGATTTTTCTAAGATAAAAGAAGCAACGAAATCCTATGAATTTGAAATAGCAATCTCCGCTATAGAAAGGGCTCGTAAGTCAAGAAATCTAAGAGTCAGATAAAGTAAGAGGGTTTGTCAATGAACAATCTATTAGCACTAAATCATATACCAACCATTCTTGTGACGGATGACACGCCGGAGAATATAACACTAGTCAGTGCTATTTTCAAAG
This region of Leptospiraceae bacterium genomic DNA includes:
- a CDS encoding response regulator; amino-acid sequence: MLNLDQESLRESYVSESELIREMDMSCVKGASILLAEDNDINQEILVELVTAFGLFIEVAENGKTALDLLNQRKFDLVLMDMQMPVLNGTDATREIRKNPIWKNLPIIALTGNAREEDRIACMDAGMNDFLFKPIDPVELGRVFLKWISRTGKELIISQNRPETESSQKSFLSNIKGLDVALGLSRVVGNKSVYISILRKFISGRKNTMPLIRHYLETDNQEEALRLLHTMKGIAGNIGAMQVFDLSYELENSLKKENNREEVESNLLSLETSLQELIEDLEKALPPEYEFTKIPVEEKRLNKICANLLQLLQDDDTAATYFLEEYNDLLASAFSEDFSKIKEATKSYEFEIAISAIERARKSRNLRVR